A window of Roseateles sp. XES5 genomic DNA:
CGCGCCAATCTCGAAACCGAATTCGAGATCGGCCAGTCCTACAAGCCGAACAAGGCCGACTGGCTGGACGGCGCCTGGTCGGGTCTGCGCTCGGCCGACAACCAGGACGAACAGCGCCGCGGCAAGACCTCGGTGCCGATGAAGCAGCTCAAGGAGATCGGCCGCAAGATCGCGACGATCCCGGAAGGCTTCAAGGCCCACAAGACGATCCAGCGGTTCATGGACAACCGCATGCAGATGGTCGAGACGGGCGAGGGCATCGACTGGGCGATGGGCGAAGCGCTCGCCTTCGGCACGCTCTGCGTCGAGGGCACCAAGATTCGCCTCTCCGGCCAGGACTGCGAACGCGGCACCTTCTCGCAGCGCCATTCGGTTCTCTACGATCAGGAGAGCGAAGACCGCTACATCCCGCTCGCCAACCTCTCGCCGACGCAGGCCCGCTATGAGGTCATCGACTCCATCCTGTCCGAAGAGGCGGTGCTGGGCTTCGAGTACGGCTATGCCAGCGCGGACCCGGGTGCCCTGACCATCTGGGAAGCCCAGTTCGGCGACTTCGTCAACGGCGCCCAGGTCGTGATCGACCAGTTCATCGCCTCCGGCGAAGTGAAGTGGGGCCGCTCCAACGGCCTGACCCTGATGCTGCCGCACGGCTACGAAGGCCAGGGCCCCGAGCACAGCTCGGCCCGCCTGGAGCGCTTCATGCAGCTGGCCGCCGACAACAATATGCAGGTGGTGCAGCCGACGACCGCGTCGCAGATCTTCCACCTGCTGCGTCGTCAGCAGCTGCGCATGTTCCGCAAGCCGCTGGTCATCATGACCCCGAAGTCGCTGCTGCGTAACAAGCGGGCGATCTCCTCGCTGTCGGAAATGGCGGGCGAAAGCTCGTTCCACCGCCTGCTGTGGGACGACGCCGAGGTCATCAAGGACGGCCCGATCAAGCTCCAGAAGGATGCCAAGATCCGCCGCGTCGTGATGTGCTCGGGCAAGGTCTATTACGACCTTCTGGAAGAGCGCGAGAAGCGCGGCATCGACGATGTCTATCTGCTGCGTCTGGAACAGCTCTATCCGTTCCCGGCCAAGGCGCTGATCAACGAGCTTTCGCGCTTCCGCAACGCCGAGATGGTCTGGTGCCAGGAAGAACCCAAGAACATGGGCGCCTGGGCCTTCATCGACCCCTATCTGGAATGGGTGCTGGCGCATATCGACGCCAAGTACCAGCGCGTGCGCTACACCGGCCGTCCGGCCGCCGCCTCGCCGGCGACGGGCCTGATGTCCAAGCACCTCGCGCAGCTTGCCGCCTTCCTCGAGGACGCGCTGGGCGGTTGATCCGCCCGGCCCTATGTACTCACGACAAAGACACGAACAACGGAACTCAACTCATGGCTACCGAAATCCGCGTCCCGACTTTGGGCGAATCCGTCAGTGAAGCGACCGTCGGCACCTGGTTCAAGAAGGTCGGCGATACCGTGAAGGCCGACGAGCCGCTCTGTGAGCTCGAAACCGACAAGGTGACGATCGAAGTACCGGCGCCGGCCTCCGGCGTTCTCGCCGAAATCACCGCCAATGCCGGCGACACCGTCGAGCCGGGCGGCCTGCTCGGCCAGATTTCCGCTGGCGCGTCCGCCGGCGCCGCCGCGCCGGCTGCCGCCGAGAAGGCTGTTGCCGCAGCGCCCGCCGCCGAAGCCAAGCCTGTCGCTGCCGCCGCCATGCCGGCCGCTCCGGCCGCCGCCAAGCTGCTCGCCGAAAACAAGCTTTCGGCCGATCAGGTCGACGGTTCCGGCAAGCGCGGCCAGGTTCTGAAGGGCGATGTCATCGCCGCTGTCGCCAAGGGCATCGCGGCGTCGGGCGCCGCTGCCGCCGAGCCGGTCAAGGTCGCTGCCCGCCCGGCGTCCTCCGAAGCCGATGCGCCGCGCGAAGAGCGCGTGAAGATGACGCGCCTGCGCCAGACCATCGCCAAGCGCCTCAAGGATGCCCAGAACACCGCCGCCATGCTGACCACCTACAACGAGGTGGACATGTCGGCCGTGATGGACCTGCGCAACCGCTACAAGGACCTCTTCGAGAAGAAGCATGGCGTCAAGCTCGGCTTCATGGGCTTCTTCACCAAGGCCGTGACCCACGCGCTGAAGGAACTGCCCGCCGTCAACGCCGAGATCGACGGCACCGACATCATCTACAAGAACTACTGCCATGTCGGCGTCGCCGTCGGCACGGACAAGGGTCTCGTCGTTCCGGTCGTGCGCGATGCCGACCAGATGTCGATCGCCGAGATCGAGAAGGAAATCGGCCGCCTCGGCAAGGCCGCCCGTGACGGCGAGCTTTCCATGGCCGACATGCAGGGTGGCACCTTCACCATCTCGAACGGTGGCGTCTACGGCTCGCTGATGTCCTCGCCGATCCTGAATGCGCCGCAGTCGGGCATCCTCGGCATGCACAAGATCCAGGAGCGCCCGGTCGTTGTCGGCGGCCAGATCGTCATCCGCCCGATGATGTATCTCGCGCTCTCCTACGACCACCGCATCGTCGACGGCAAGGAAGCCGTGACCTTCCTCGTGCGCGTCAAGGACAGCCTGGAAGATCCGGAACGCCTCGTTCTCGATCTCTAAGGGAGGCATCGATGGAGACGGCGGCGGCTTCGCCCATTCTCGTGCCGCTCGTTTTGAGCGTGGCGCTGCTCGTCTTCCATATCGCCCTTCAGGGCATGCTTGCCACGCGGGAGCTCGGCTCCCAATGGAATGCCGGCCCGCGCGACGAGGCGCGGGAACCGAAAGGCATCCTCGCCGGACGCGCGGCCCGCGCGTCGGCCAATTTCCGCGAGACCTATCCCGGCTTCGTGGCGCTCGCGCTGGCGGTGGCCATCGCAAACGATCCATCGGGCTGGGACCTTGTCGGCGCATGGCTGTGGCTTGCCGCCCGGTTCGTCTATATTCCGCTCTATCTGGCGGGCATTCCCTATGTCCGATCGCTCGTCTGGCTCGTCGCGCTGGCAGGTCTTGCGATCATGGCGGCCACCGTCGTCGTCTAGGAGGCAGGCATGGCATTCACCAATGTTCCCCCGCTTCAACCGCATATCTGCGTGGCGGGTGGCCTCGAAGCGATCGCCTTCTATGAGCGGGCCTTCGGCGCGGAAAAGACGTTCTGCCAGCTCGCCGAAGACGGCAGGCGCGTCATGCATGCCAATCTCGCCATCCATGGCGGTGAAGTGATGCTGCATGACGAGTTCCCGGAATTCGGCCTGCCCGTCAGCGCGCCGACGACCGTCGGCGGTGCGTCCGTGACGATCAACATCAACCTGAAGGACCCGGCCGCCGTCGATGCGGCCTATGCAAGGGCGGCCGCTGCCGGCGCGCGGGACCTGATGCCGCCGGCCGACGTCTTCTGGGGCGCACGCTACGCCCGCATCACCGATCCCTTCGGCCATGTCTGGGCCTTCAACGCACCTCTGGAGCGCGCATGAGCCAGTATCTTCTCGAACTCGCCTCGCTGATGGCGATCTTCGCCTTCGCCATCGTCTCGCCCGGTGCGGACCTTGCCATGGTCATGCGCCAGTCCATCGTGCACGGACGGCGCGCGGCCATCGTAACGTCCTTCGGCATCGGCACGTCGCTGATGTTCCACGTCACCTACACGATCCTTGGCCTCGGCCTCATCATTTCCCAGTCGATCTACCTCTTCAACATCGTGAAGTGGTGCGGTGTCGCCTATCTCGTCTATATCGGCATCAAGGCGCTGCGCGCGGGCAAGGCGGACCTTTCCGTCGAGGCGGTGAAGGGCAACGAGGACGGCAAGGACGAGCAGTCCACCCTGCGCGCCTTCGGTCTCGGCTTTCTGGCCAATGCGTTGAACCCCAAGCCCGTCTTCTTCTTCCTGTCGATCTTTTCCACCGTCGTCAGCGCCCATACGCCGATCGCCATCAAGTTCGGTTACGGCCTCGTCATGGCGACCTGCCTCATCGCCTGGTTCGTCGGTGTCTCGCTTTTCATGACGACGCCGAAGATGCGCGCGGCCTTTGCCCGCATGAGCCAGTGGATCGACCGCGCCAGCGGCCTCGTCTTCATCGCGCTCGGCATCAAGCTCGCGACGGAAAAGGCGCACTGAAGAATGCGCGCCGTCCTCGTTCTCATCGGTCTTTCTGTCGCGACCGCCGCCTCGGCGGCGGAATGCCGGCAGGACCGTGCGATCTATGCCGATCGCGACCAGGGTTACGAGCTGACTTTCGAACCCGTCGGCTCGAATGCGGCGGCGACGAGCCATCATTTCAAGCTGAAGGTTCTCTCGAGCGGCGTGGTGCTGGATGGCATCGTCATGCCGGGCGATCCCGCGCGGTCCAACGGCATGGTCATGCACAATTGCCCTGAGGGCGATGCGACCGGCGAGGAGATCGCCGCCTGCACGGTCTGGGAAGGCGTGATCTATGCGCTCGATGGCGGCGACGCCGCGCTCCTGCCCGACGAGGGCGGCAAGGCGGCGGAAAACCTGCTTCTTGCCGGCTTCGGCGCGTCGCTGCGCTATTCCAGGCTCTGGGAGGACGGCAAGGCGACGGTCGTTCCGTGGGACGTTATGAAACGGAAAGGATGCGCGGCATGAGCGAAGCGCCCGTTCTTCTCGTCACCGGGGGCAGCCGCGGCATCGGCGCCAGCGTGTGCCGCCTTGCCGGCGCGGCCGGCTGGCAGGTCGCGGTGAACTACGTTTCCAATCTTGCGGCCGCCGAGGCCGTCGTGGCCGAAATCCGCGATACCGGCGGTTCGGCGATCCCCGTTCAGGGCGATGTCGGCAGTGAGCTTGGCCTTGCCAACATCTTCTCCACCATCGACGGCACCTTCGGCCGGCTCGACGGTCTCGTGAACAATGCCGGCATCGTCGCGACGCCCCAGCGTGTCGACGAGATGTCCGCCGAGCGGCTGGAGCGCATGTTCGCCGTCAACATCATGGGGTCGATCCGCTGTGCGCAGGAGGCCGCGCGGCGCATGAGCACGCGCCAGGGCGGCGCGGGCGGCGCCATCGTCAACCTCAGCTCGCGCGCCGCCCAGCTGGGCTCGCCGGGCATCTACGCCGACTACGCGGCCAGCAAGGGCGCGGTGGACAGCCTCACCGTGAGCCTGGGCCGGGAGCTGATCGCCGAGGGCATACGCGTCAACGGCGTGCGCCCCGGCATCATCGACACCGAGATCCACGCCTCCGGCGGCCTGCCGGATCGTGCGCGCGACATGGCCTCGCTCATCCCGATGCAGCGGCCGGGCACGGCCGACGAAGTCGCCCATTCCATTCTCTATCTTCTCTCCGACGCGGCATCCTATGTGACGGGTGCCGCCCTCAACGTCAGCGGCGGCCGCTAGGCCCCGCGCAGGAAGGACTTGTCATGGCATATGATCTCATCGTTATCGGTTCCGGCCCCGGCGGCTATGTCTGCGCCATCAAGGCGGCCCAGCTCGGCCTGAAGGTCGCGGTCGTCGAAAAGCGCGCCACCTATGGCGGCACCTGCCTCAATGTCGGCTGCATCCCCTCCAAGGCGCTTCTGCATGCCTCCGAGACCTACAGCCACGCCGCCCACGGCATGGACGCGCTCGGCATCGAGGGCGTGAAGCCGACGCTGAACCTTGCCAAGATGATGGCGCACAAGGATGCGACGGTGAAGTCGAACGTCGACGGCGTCGCCTTCCTGTTCAAGAAGAACAAGATCGACGGCATCCAGGGCACCGGCAAGGTGCTCGGCGCCGGCAAGGTCGCCGTCATCGGTGACAAGGGCGAGGAGCAGGTCCTCGAAACGAAGAGCATCGTGATCGCCACGGGCTCCGACGTTGCCGGCATTCCGGGCGTTCCGGTCGAGATCGACGAAAAGGTCATCGTCTCCTCCACGGGCGGCATCGCACTCGACAAGGTGCCGGGTCATCTGGTCGTCGTCGGCGGCGGTGTCATCGGCCTCGAGCTTGGCTCGGTCTGGGCCCGCCTCGGCGCGAAGGTCACGGTCGTCGAATATCTCGACGCCATCCTCGGCGGCATGGACGGCGAGGTCTCCAAGCAGTTCCAGCGCATGCTCGCCAAGCAGGGCATGGACTTCAAGCTCGGCGCCAAGGTGACGGGCGTCGAGAAGGCAGGTTCGGGCGCCAAGGTGACCTTCGAGCCGGTCAAGGGCGGTGACGCCACCACCATCGATGCCGACGTCGTGCTGATCGCCACCGGCCGCAAGCCCTACACCGAGGGCCTCGGCCTCACGGAAGCCGGCGTCGCGCTCGACAACCGTGGCCGCGTCGAGATCGACAAGCACTTCCAGACCAACGTTGCCGGCATCTACGCCATTGGCGACGTGGTCCGCGGCCCGATGCTCGCTCACAAGGCGGAAGACGAAGGCGTCGCCGTTGCCGAAATCCTCGCCGGCCAGGCCGGTCACGTGAACTACGACGTCATCCCGGGCGTCGTCTACACCCAGCCGGAAGTCGCCTCCGTCGGCAAGACGGAAGAGGAACTGAAGGCCGCGGGCATCGCCTACAAGGTCGGCAAGTTCCCCTTCACCGCCAACGGACGCGCCCGCGCCATGCTCGCGACCGACGGTTTCGTGAAGGTTCTCGCAGACAAGGAGACGGACCGCGTTCTCGGCGTGCACATCGTCGGCTTCGGTGCCGGCGAGATGATCCACGAGGCCGCCGTGCTGATGGAATTCGGCGGCTCCTCCGAAGACCTCGGCCGCACCTGCCACGCGCATCCGACCATGTCGGAAGCGGTCAAGGAAGCCGCGCTGGCAACCTTCGCCAAGCCGATCCACATGTGATCCGATCGGGCGGCTGCGACAACCAGCCGCCTGTTTTCATTGCGCGAACAGGGGCAGCATGAAGACCGCCAAGGAGGCCTTCATGTCGCCCGTGTCGAGACCCGTCTCACTTCCCCATCCCGTCCTGCCCGCCGCCGATTGGGCGGACCGCTTCACGCTCGGCCTGCCTGTCGAGAACCTGACGGCGCGCGAGGCGGCGCGGCTGGCGCTGGAGCATCCGCCGGGCTGGGTTCGCAAACTGATGGTGTTGCGCAATACCCTTGTCGCGCCGTTCGGTCTCAAGGGCGCGGCGGAAGAGGTAAGGACGTCGGAGGCGGAGATCGGCGGCTTTCCCGTGGTCAGTGCCAGCGACGACCGGGTGGTGCTCGGCTTCGACGACCGGCATCTCGATTTCCGCATCGTCATTGACGTGCGGCAGGACCGGCCGAGCGGGCAGACCCTCAGCGTCATGACGCTCGTCCATCGCAACAATCTGCTGGGGCGGCTCTATCTTGCCGCCGTCATGCCGTTTCACAAGCTGATCGTGCGGCGGATGCTGTCGGGCATCGGCCGGCGGCTTCTCACTTCACGGCGGTAACGGCAAAGCCCTCTTTGCGCAGCAGTTCGACGACGCCCTCCGGCCCCGGCAGGTGCAGGGCGCCGACGGCCATGAAGACGTTGCCGCCCGAAAGGATCGGCGCGGCGCGCGTCGCCATGACGTGGTTGCGGTCGACGATGATGCGCTGCTCGAATTCGGCATAGGCCTCGGCGTCCTCGTCGGTCTCCGGGCTGGCGGCGCGCATCATGGGCATGATCATGCCGGTATCGCCGGCGAGATAGAGCTGGCTCATCGTTTCGATGACGTCTTCCAGGGTGTCGCCAAGCTCCACGGTCTGCACGAGGCCCTGGATCTGCGGTTCGAGGGGCAGGGAATCGAGCGCCGAAATCTGTTCGATCAGGGTTTCCAGGCCCTTCAAGGTCTTGCCCTCCGCCAGCGCGTCCCTGGCAAGGCGCTGGTCGAGGAAGGCGGCGCCGGATGCCTTGCGCGTGATCTCGCAGGCGGGCAGCGCGACGAAACTCGCGATCATCCACGGCTTCATGCGGCCGACGGCCGCCAGCGACAGACCGCGGCTCTTCAGACCTTCGGCCAATCTCTCCGCATCGTCCTTGTCGAGGAAATCGGTGATGGATTTGCCATCGGTGAACATGGTGAGGTCCGGGCGCGCCATGATCGCTGCGCCGGCCTTCTTCTCGTCGGCGATCTCGTCGGATTCGACGATGACCGTCCCGGCGGCGGCATAGGCGGTGCGCGCGGCCTCGGGCATGGCGAGCACGCGCGGGTCGGTCACATGCATGGTGCCGAGCAGCCAGGACGCGGGCTTGCCATCCTTCTCGATCTTCCAGAGGATACCCTTGCCGTTCGGCACGGCATCGGCCTCGGCGCGCAGCCTTGCGAAGGCGGCTGGGTCGTCCTTCTCGTATTTTGCCAGCAGGTTTTCCCCGCCGCAGGCCGCCGGTTCCTCGGCCTTCGCCGGGGAAAGCGTCGCCAGCACGAAAAGAAAGGCGAGCGCGACGAGCACGTTGATCGCGGCCAGCGCCCACAGACCCGTATCGGCCAGGCGGTCGGCGAGCATCAGCCGGCTTTTGTGAAGAAGGACTGTCATGGTCGAACTCCCTGCATGTGGGGCGGACCCTAGTCGTCTCATCCTCACAATCCCTTAACGGATCACGCGCGGGGATGCGCGCGGTCGTAGATTTCGAGCAATCGGGCCGAATCGACGCCGGTATAGACCTGGGTCGTGGACAGGCTGGCATGGCCGAGCAGTTCCTGAATGGTGCGCAGGTCCCCGCCGCCGGCGAGCAGATGGGTCGCGAAGGAATGGCGCAGCGCATGGGGCGTTGCGCTATCCGGCAGGCCGAGCGCGCCGCGCAGCCGCTGCATCTCGCGCTGGATGATGGCCGGCTGCAAGGGGCCGCCGCGCACGCCGCGGAAGAGCGGTTTGTCGTCGGCAAGCGGTATGGGGCAGAGCTTGATGTAATCCTCCACACCTGCGCGGGCAGGCGCGATCAGCGGCACGATGCGGGTCTTGTCGCCCTTGCCGGTGATGCGCAGCGACGTGGGGCTGCCGGCGAAATCCGCCGGGGTCAGCGACAGCGCCTCGGAAATGCGCAGGCCGCAGCCATAGAGAAGGGCGAGCACGGCGGCGTTGCGCGTGCGGATCCACGGCTCGTCTGCCAGCTGCTCATTGGCATCGACCACGGCGATGGCCTGGCGGTCGGAAAGGGGTTTGGGCAGCGACTTCGGCTGCTTCGGCGAGCGGACGGCTGCGGCGCCCGCCGCATTGGCAAGGCCCTTGCGCTCCAGATGGCGCAGGAACGAGCGCAGGCCCGCGAGACCCCGGCCGAGCGTGCGGGCGCCCGCGCCATCGCGGCGTCGGGCGGCGAGGAAGCCGCGCAGGTCCGCGGGGCGCAGGGCGCCGATATCCTTGAGGCGGGCGGGGGCGGCGAGATGCCCGGTGAGGAAGGCGAGGAACTGGCGCGTGTCGCGCTCGTAGGCTTCCAGCGTGTTGTCGGAAAGGC
This region includes:
- the odhB gene encoding 2-oxoglutarate dehydrogenase complex dihydrolipoyllysine-residue succinyltransferase encodes the protein MATEIRVPTLGESVSEATVGTWFKKVGDTVKADEPLCELETDKVTIEVPAPASGVLAEITANAGDTVEPGGLLGQISAGASAGAAAPAAAEKAVAAAPAAEAKPVAAAAMPAAPAAAKLLAENKLSADQVDGSGKRGQVLKGDVIAAVAKGIAASGAAAAEPVKVAARPASSEADAPREERVKMTRLRQTIAKRLKDAQNTAAMLTTYNEVDMSAVMDLRNRYKDLFEKKHGVKLGFMGFFTKAVTHALKELPAVNAEIDGTDIIYKNYCHVGVAVGTDKGLVVPVVRDADQMSIAEIEKEIGRLGKAARDGELSMADMQGGTFTISNGGVYGSLMSSPILNAPQSGILGMHKIQERPVVVGGQIVIRPMMYLALSYDHRIVDGKEAVTFLVRVKDSLEDPERLVLDL
- a CDS encoding MAPEG family protein produces the protein METAAASPILVPLVLSVALLVFHIALQGMLATRELGSQWNAGPRDEAREPKGILAGRAARASANFRETYPGFVALALAVAIANDPSGWDLVGAWLWLAARFVYIPLYLAGIPYVRSLVWLVALAGLAIMAATVVV
- a CDS encoding VOC family protein, giving the protein MAFTNVPPLQPHICVAGGLEAIAFYERAFGAEKTFCQLAEDGRRVMHANLAIHGGEVMLHDEFPEFGLPVSAPTTVGGASVTININLKDPAAVDAAYARAAAAGARDLMPPADVFWGARYARITDPFGHVWAFNAPLERA
- a CDS encoding LysE family translocator, with protein sequence MSQYLLELASLMAIFAFAIVSPGADLAMVMRQSIVHGRRAAIVTSFGIGTSLMFHVTYTILGLGLIISQSIYLFNIVKWCGVAYLVYIGIKALRAGKADLSVEAVKGNEDGKDEQSTLRAFGLGFLANALNPKPVFFFLSIFSTVVSAHTPIAIKFGYGLVMATCLIAWFVGVSLFMTTPKMRAAFARMSQWIDRASGLVFIALGIKLATEKAH
- a CDS encoding SDR family oxidoreductase, coding for MSEAPVLLVTGGSRGIGASVCRLAGAAGWQVAVNYVSNLAAAEAVVAEIRDTGGSAIPVQGDVGSELGLANIFSTIDGTFGRLDGLVNNAGIVATPQRVDEMSAERLERMFAVNIMGSIRCAQEAARRMSTRQGGAGGAIVNLSSRAAQLGSPGIYADYAASKGAVDSLTVSLGRELIAEGIRVNGVRPGIIDTEIHASGGLPDRARDMASLIPMQRPGTADEVAHSILYLLSDAASYVTGAALNVSGGR
- the lpdA gene encoding dihydrolipoyl dehydrogenase, whose product is MAYDLIVIGSGPGGYVCAIKAAQLGLKVAVVEKRATYGGTCLNVGCIPSKALLHASETYSHAAHGMDALGIEGVKPTLNLAKMMAHKDATVKSNVDGVAFLFKKNKIDGIQGTGKVLGAGKVAVIGDKGEEQVLETKSIVIATGSDVAGIPGVPVEIDEKVIVSSTGGIALDKVPGHLVVVGGGVIGLELGSVWARLGAKVTVVEYLDAILGGMDGEVSKQFQRMLAKQGMDFKLGAKVTGVEKAGSGAKVTFEPVKGGDATTIDADVVLIATGRKPYTEGLGLTEAGVALDNRGRVEIDKHFQTNVAGIYAIGDVVRGPMLAHKAEDEGVAVAEILAGQAGHVNYDVIPGVVYTQPEVASVGKTEEELKAAGIAYKVGKFPFTANGRARAMLATDGFVKVLADKETDRVLGVHIVGFGAGEMIHEAAVLMEFGGSSEDLGRTCHAHPTMSEAVKEAALATFAKPIHM
- a CDS encoding DUF2867 domain-containing protein → MKTAKEAFMSPVSRPVSLPHPVLPAADWADRFTLGLPVENLTAREAARLALEHPPGWVRKLMVLRNTLVAPFGLKGAAEEVRTSEAEIGGFPVVSASDDRVVLGFDDRHLDFRIVIDVRQDRPSGQTLSVMTLVHRNNLLGRLYLAAVMPFHKLIVRRMLSGIGRRLLTSRR
- a CDS encoding TraB/GumN family protein; translated protein: MTVLLHKSRLMLADRLADTGLWALAAINVLVALAFLFVLATLSPAKAEEPAACGGENLLAKYEKDDPAAFARLRAEADAVPNGKGILWKIEKDGKPASWLLGTMHVTDPRVLAMPEAARTAYAAAGTVIVESDEIADEKKAGAAIMARPDLTMFTDGKSITDFLDKDDAERLAEGLKSRGLSLAAVGRMKPWMIASFVALPACEITRKASGAAFLDQRLARDALAEGKTLKGLETLIEQISALDSLPLEPQIQGLVQTVELGDTLEDVIETMSQLYLAGDTGMIMPMMRAASPETDEDAEAYAEFEQRIIVDRNHVMATRAAPILSGGNVFMAVGALHLPGPEGVVELLRKEGFAVTAVK
- a CDS encoding tyrosine recombinase XerC, which translates into the protein MTELLIIADPALMAERQGWLAALADERRLSDNTLEAYERDTRQFLAFLTGHLAAPARLKDIGALRPADLRGFLAARRRDGAGARTLGRGLAGLRSFLRHLERKGLANAAGAAAVRSPKQPKSLPKPLSDRQAIAVVDANEQLADEPWIRTRNAAVLALLYGCGLRISEALSLTPADFAGSPTSLRITGKGDKTRIVPLIAPARAGVEDYIKLCPIPLADDKPLFRGVRGGPLQPAIIQREMQRLRGALGLPDSATPHALRHSFATHLLAGGGDLRTIQELLGHASLSTTQVYTGVDSARLLEIYDRAHPRA